A single region of the Grus americana isolate bGruAme1 chromosome 3, bGruAme1.mat, whole genome shotgun sequence genome encodes:
- the DEGS1 gene encoding sphingolipid delta(4)-desaturase DES1, with amino-acid sequence MGNTVAREDFEWVYTDQPHADRRKEILAKHPEIKALMKPDYNLIWVVVLMVLAQLTAFYLVKDLDWKWVIFWAYVFGSCISHSMTLAIHEISHNSAFGNSKAMWNRWFGIFANLPLGLPYSISFKRYHMDHHRYLGGDGIDVDIPTNFEGWFFCTRFRKFIWIVLQPFFYAIRPLCINPKPITRLEIINLLAQLSFDVVIYYLWGVKSTFYMLAGSVLGLGLHPISGHFIAEHYMFLKGHETYSYYGPLNLLTFNVGYHNEHHDFPNIPGKSLPLVKKIAAEYYDNLPQYNSWIKVLYDFVMDDTISPYSRMKRQLKGEVKQD; translated from the exons CTAAACATCCAGAGATAAAAGCGTTGATGAAGCCAGACTATAACTTGATCTGGGTGGTTGTGCTGATGGTTCTTGCGCAGTTGACTGCATTTTACCTAGTTAAAGACTTGGACTGGAAATGGGTAATCTTCTGGGCATACGTTTTTGGAAGCTGTATTAGCCACTCCATGACTCTGGCTATTCATGAGATCTCTCACAATAGTGCCTTTGGTAACAGCAAAGCAATGTGGAATCGATGGTTTGGAATATTTGCCAACCTCCCTCTTGGTCTCCCATACTCCATATCCTTCAAGAGATACCACATGGATCATCATCGTTATTTAGGAGGTGACGGAATTGATGTGGATATTCCTACCAACTTTGAAGGCTGGTTTTTCTGCACCCGCTTTAGGAAGTTCATATGGATTGTTCTTCAGCCCTTTTTTTATGCAATTAGACCTCTCTGCATCAATCCCAAACCCATTACTCGACTTGAAATAATCAATTTGTTGGCTCAGCTTTCCTTTGATGTTGTGATATATTATTTATGGGGAGTCAAATCCACTTTTTACATGCTTGCTGGTTCAGTACTTGGACTTGGGTTGCACCCAATTTCAGGACACTTCATAGCTGAAcattacatgtttttaaaagggcaTGAGACGTATTCCTACTATGGGCCACTTAATTTGCTCACTTTTAATGTTGGTTATCACAATGAACATCATGACTTCCCCAATATTCCTGGCAAGAGCCTTCCACTG GTGAAGAAAATAGCAGCTGAATACTATGACAACCTGCCACAATATAACTCTTGGATAAAAGTACTGTATGACTTCGTGATGGATGACACAATCAGCCCGTATTCACGCATGAAAAGGCAATTAAAGGGTGAAGTGAAGCAAGATTAA